agttcACAAGCCATAGGACGTACTtaccggtttatggcgcggagatcttcagtgccaaattctgatccatcttcttttaagcttgggtagcctttagccacgtccgtcagatcaaggtcaggcacccatgcttttgcccgggttagtgcggtcagagcgccagcccttgcatcAGACCTCTTTAgatcttctacccgggcaggaagcatagatagcctgtctaaggtatccttgattaacgtcgggggcggcttattgtgagaagcggtgcagataattcgttgtgcgccggtatatagttgctctatcagcgtgtaggtagccttcagcttcttctgaacatcagagcccagatgactaatgcgagttcctgtaTCATTACAAACATCAATAAACCGGCAatgcatgggaagatatgttgaaagtataaagcaaggatgcttaccgaacacagcagcagtcatggcatgtatctgccgctttacaccagtcagctcgtctaccaccggtttgagagctgcttctgtgtcttcagctcttttccgcaaagcggatttctctgtgttccaatccgcccgctccttggcgaagctctcctttagctttccatagcggctaaggcgctcgtcagctcatcttttgctttggaagtttcggcctgttgggacttgatgttctcttgcagatcagcggtttggctttccttcttgctcagttcagcctataaaaagacagatacataatgagttgacagtacacatttgaagtaccaagcacataacaagttatgcccttgatacttgggggctaatgcatatttgctccttatcagaaatttctacaagtcccaagcacaatacaagtattaatcttggcacttgggggctaatgtgtgtttgctcaaaaactgttggtatgggaattcttATACAGTCCCgattcatctttataaagttaaaccggcccttgggggctataccggtgaaagagcagtatggcaaattttaaggaaccggttcatcataaagaggtaatccggtccctggaggctaaatatgcaaagttaagttatgacaacagtcccggtttagattggtatcataaaccgtcacttgggggctactaggagttgataaactgcaattggataaaagagaaaaatagtagttacctcatatcgctccttcatcaagtttaccaaactagcttcatagtcacggctggtatacagacagttcaagaagccagagtgaatgtcttgagcattgagatgggcgtagcttgataaatcggcattccatttgcctttgccgatagcagagaggtcgtccttggcagtatgctttgacaaagcgacagggttgccaggagtggtgtggccagtgccagtaatcataatgtcatcatcttggtcatcagcagccttcactgGAGTCGGCGGTTTATCAGTATCCTTAACTGGACTgcccggtttgtcatcagttcggacagggctggttggccggtctgcatggcttgtagtgtcaacttgcacttgttcggcaaggaagtcatggtcttgaggtgGTGGATCGTTAAGCATGTCGTCAACGTCGGTTTCTTCTGGATCTGGCgttttttccggttcaacagctacattatcatcagccggtttgcttaaccgagccttcttgctgggtctcggcttggcgctgagaaaagatagacatgaGGATCAATACAGTATGaaaagataacacatcaagaataaagagACGTGCAtaagctcacccaggaactgttttgaggggtggaagctgtgtggccgatgactcgccagaagatgagtgagaagtaccctgataatttgaatcagacgggttaagaggctggcggaaacaacctgctttggggtatgaagtatcaatgggataagagacctctgatcggcgtttctgaaccggactgttcggtaaaccggcggaggtaactacctggccgctgtgccgggttgtacggtgagcctcgtgctgctgcgtcttcaaaagaaagtttgggtccaagtaagcaagagggtgagaaaattttactttccggtttgcttgatggatttttttatgttggcagaggatctgaatcggaggaaagaatggttacctctacgtcctcagcatgactgccttcagtgtcgtcctgataataatcattgtcaatgagatgtacgaaaaatgaaccaagagagtcaagttctacctctggttccggattacccacatcgtcatcaggtggtagatcggaggatgcagtggtccttttcttggcaggttttttaacaaccttggtctttggacgaactggcttgaccggtttgtcttgcagcttcgccggtttgtcctgtgatggtttcttgttccagaacggatcatcaccctgtcagaaaattaTCACACTTTCAGataatatttggacagaagcaacttcagataaaaagattatatgattcttacagctggtggtttgttgaaggtgcagaaagggagtagtccggtttgggcacagataGCCTCCGGTTCGTTTAATATCTTTTTTAcggcctcagtgacttctgcatctataagctgaatgtcaatgtgccgttgagcatccttcaaactcctcgtatattcacacatcaaaccggagcgccgacttaagggcagaatactccagcttatccaacaacgagcaagatcaactcctgtcaaaccgtttgccatgaaggctctaagctttgataattgaggagcatagttggccctttctcttgcagtcagcctctgaggaaaaggatgtgtattgctcaggcgttcagggcggtaacccggcagggggttttcatcagatggagaggtatccatgcaataaaaccaagtctggttccactctttggggtgactgtggagtttgggatgagggaaggtgacttctttccttttctgaaccgccattccgcccagttccgtattgggtccatccgagaactctatgcgacggtttaagtgaaagaaatccctaaacagttcgactgtaggttcctcttgcagataaacctcacagaatacttggaagtggcagatgttggtcataGAGTTGGGagcgatgtcttgagggcgcagctgaaaattggctagtacatcttggaaaatttttgaaccgggagggctaaaacctcgtccgagatgatcagcaaacacgactacctctccatccttgggtgtaggaggattttccgggccagtgaccctccagtggatgacatctttcttggctaaagtgcccgttttaacaaggttgtttaactgttcttcggttactcgagaaggagcccaattgcactcatagacttgcttggccatggcaatagaaatctgaaacatgattattaccggtttaagatttacagtggacaactatacaacagtttaaggatacaagcatattgataaaccagaattggttattcgtaaactggagtctgacaatggaaacagtacaatgatgaaagcattggcggttcaacaggggactaatggtatctactgggtcatcattttttatatgaagttaaaccgcccaatctggtattaaagatgtataagtgaagggaaaaacaggtttcacaagttggcattataattttggatctaccgcatgtcagaaaatgaaaatatattcagacctaaatattggtACCGAAGCAGTTGATGAAAGTTCAGATGGGATTTTCTACTTAAACGAGATGCATGGATGGAAAAGAAGGGCTACGGCTATCGCTGTACAGGATAAATATCAAGGTTTGAATCAAAGAGCTATTGCACAAtgacgaacaccgatgaacactgaaaccctaatGACAGATCTATGGCGGAAGGAAAGAAGGCTTACCGATGCTGATGGAAGAGCGAAGAGGCGCCACGATTCTCTGgtgcgttcagggtgatgcagcggccggagttgaggcagaagcaaaggtcgacggtggcggcggagctccaaaggtcgggcagcgtaaggaagaggacgaggtgaagaggcacgagggggaaaatggaaagaccccctggccctatttataagggcagaaagataagcgtcgggcacgaaaatcgaggagcctaaattttggatatgaggtggagctgtcgcctcgattgtcggaggctcgttaatgacaggtgacgtcacggcggtttaccatgatcctagaagatgatgtcacgccggtttacaagattatgtgaagatgttgaagaagaaattttcttaagtattgaggattgacatgaaccagttcaaatcaatctggggcctattgttggggatattaccactgggcgtaaaccggccaggaggccgggttaaccccataagtggttcatctgtatctgaagtccatgaagacagatggtgacgcttcatgaaggcccagggcccaaagccggtttaaaggcctgtagacataaaccggcattgatatgtaaacttgtgttgtaagatagaagtagcagagaccgagccggacatgattatgagccggcctcgggattctgtaaaccggcgggcgtcaacccatgtatataaggggacgacccggcggcggttcaaggagaacagacaacaactcgagactcaggcaaagcgtattcgctccctggtcatcgaaaccccatcaattccatcacaactagacataggcttttaccttcatcttaaggggccgaactagtataaaactctcttgcgtcccttgtccgctttaacccctttaagctaacccgtagcgatggctccacgactaagtcctttcgctaggacatctgccgtgacaaaaccacgacaggcAGTGAATGGAGTAATGAAAGCCTTGATATTGCACTTCTTTGTGTAGGTGTGTTCATTGACATACTTCTTCACCATGTAGCACTTGGTTATGCTATCATAATAGGCACACATATACCAAGTACAATCATCATCACATTTGGCCTTTAATCTTTTCCTATCATTGACAGGCAATTTGACATCAACTCTATTCTTGGAGCAATACTCTTTGATGGCTTTCCTGAGCAGTTCAATTGTTTGAAAAACTTGGCCATCATGGAATTTAGGACAGTGTAGGTCCTCTTCCCTAAAAGCCGTGAACTTCGTGTACACTTCTTCATCATATTCATCTGGTAGCCACAAATCATCACCTTCAAACTCATATAGTTCATCCTCTTGCTTCTCTTTTCCTTTATCTCCACCTTTCTCTTTTCCTTTGTCTAAATTCTTTTCTTTTCCACTAGCTTTAATAGCTCCATGTTTCCCTTTCACCTCTTTATCCTCAGGTTCATCCATGTTAACATTGTCTACATATAGATCATCATCACCATCAGTAATGTTATAACCACTGTCTACTATGGCACTAGGATCAAAGTCTGAATCACTGCCAACATCTGGATCTGCTGCTACCATTGCATATAAAGAATTGAATTGTCTTCTTGTTCTAGCACTCGCAGCTTCTTGCTCTAGTTGTGATGCCTCGGGTTGTGGTTCTGCTGCCTCAGGTTGTGGTTGTGCTACCTCAAGTTGTGGCTGTGCTACCTCAAGTTGCGGTGGTTGTATCACAACAGTGTATGGCTCTTCCATATTTGCATCTTCATGATTGCCAACAGAGCAGTTTCTCATTGCAAAGACATAGTTACTGAAATTATCTGATGGACTCTATAGGTAAATTACGTGTATAGGAATAGGATGCgcttcttcttcattttcatATACATCATGCTCTGCTTGAACATGTGCTTCTTCAGTCATTTCTGGTTCATTGTTACTTGCCTTTGTAGGACTGAACACTGGAGGCAGGTGAGTTATTGGGAAATTCACTAGATCATCCTCAGTAAGGTCTGCATCCAAGCTGTTATCATGGTCCAAATAGAGACTGAATGAGTTGTGACCAAGAGACAGAAATGGCAGCATCTCATCAATGTCTGCATCTCCTCTGATTCTCTCAAACCATTCCGCTTGATTGACATGATAGGAATCAAGTAATACACCTTTAATCTGCATGTCATCTCCCACCCAATCTCCTCCACTAAGTTCTCAACCATATTTGGAGACCATGTCACATCATCTAGTTTATCATACCACACAACATGGGCATTCACATAAGAACAGTTGCTACCACGTCCAAGCAAATATCCACCATGGTTGACCTGAACAGATTTTTTTGCTCCGTCGCCTAGCAACAATAAAACATGTACACAAGTATCAAAATCATCTACAAGGCACCACCTTTATACACCAAAAACTCTATTTCGAAACCCCCAAATCAAAACCCCAAACCCTAGCGGAGTCAAAACTCCAATGCGAGCAATCCTACATAACTAACTCAAAATTGATGATGCCCAAACAAATTGTTTCCATTTAAAAGAAGTACAAAATCGTTAGAATCAACTACACAACAAAAACCCTACTTTGAACCCCCAAATCAGGCGCAAAACCCTAGCCTAGCGAAATATCGACTGCAATGCAGGCGACTCTATCAAACTAACTCAACATTGTTGATGCCCAAACAAAATATTGGAGATTAACATCCCAAGAATCCAAGACTTGAGGGGAAAGTTTGGGGCTTACTGTAGTTTGGGGGCAGCGCGCCGTCAGGGCGACGAACAAGGGCCATTGCCGCCACGCCTctgcgccccctcccccccccccctcgatgAACAGGGGTTGACGAACAGTGCGTCTCGACCCTCCCTTCCTGTCCGACAGCGATGAGCCGACGCCAGCGACGATCACCTCCCTTTCCCCTGCGCCGCACCCTACTTCGGTGAGATTGAAGACGAAAAGGCAAGGGGATTTGGTCCATTTCCAAGGACACATGGGGTTTTGTGCAAATACGACCCGCGGGCGGCCGCTTCCTGCCAGCTGGCACGATCGACTGGTCAACAGTGGTCAACAGCGGCACGTACGAGCTCAATACCCGGcatagtgaccgtataatcacatCTTATTGTATATAATGGACCATAATGGATGAACTTCTAAGTACAGTGACCAAAGTGAGCACACGACGCAAATTCAGTGACTTCCGATGcatctatctatatctatatttatatctataccaatataaaaagacccaaaggGCCAAATCCAAACCATCTCGACCATCAAATTATGTTATCTAGCGGTTCAAATCGCTCCAATGTTGAGCACCAAACATGTTTAACGCTCTAATTATCTACCACTGCCATTGGTTATAAACACGTTTTGACTCAATGTTATCCCATGAAATCTGCCATGTAATTAATATCCTACCATTCTCACGAAAAAAGTAATTGATATCTTACAAAATACCAACGTGCAACGGATATATCTTACCTAATATAACGTGCAACTAATATCCTACCTAATATAAACGTACATTGCATTTACATTATTACTAGTTTTACTCAAGTTTTGACCACGATCAAaacttttttttttgagacatACATCCGGACTCCGCCTCGTGATTTTTAGTAGCCCACAAGGCCCATGCGTCCGCCCGTATCGTCCCCTTTCCTTCCCATCCATCCTCCGATCTCCATCAACCGGAGCCGCCGTGCTTCCTCCTTCCGCCTGCACACGCTTCGACCCCGGCGGCCGCTCGCGGCGCGTCGCCACCTTCCTCACCCTTCGTTCCGCTGCTCAGGTGAGTCCCTCGCACTCCCCAATCCAAGGCTTCGCGTCACATCGTTCCCCGTTCGCCCTTCACTCCGCCCTCTCCCGCCCTTCGCCAAACCCCAGCGGCTGCGGCGCAGCGGCGGCGATTCGCTGACCGGATTTCAGGGGCTCCATCTGACGACCACCCGTACGTGCAGGATCCCGCTCCCCAGTCCAGCACAGGGAGGGGGGCAATGGAAGGACCGTCTGACGGCCAACTGATCCCCTCCACCGCAGGAGACCCTCACCTCAACAGCTCGGCCGCGCCCATGGACGCCACCAGCAGCGGCTCGCAGCACGTCGCGACGCTGCGGAAGCTGCTGTTCCGGAGGATGCTGGTCGGGGTGAACGACGGCCGCTACTTCCTGGGGCTGTTCCACTGCGTCGACAAGCAGGGGAACATAATCCTGCAGGACGCGGTGGAGTACCGCAGCGCGCGCCGCTCATCCCCGTCGGCGCCGAAGGAGGAGCGGTGCCTCGGGCTCATCCTGATCCCGGCGTCCTGCCGCTCGTCCTGCCATGTCGACTGCTTCATCGAAGAGCAGATGGCCCTGCTGTCCCTGTGCAAGTGAAGGATGCTTCTgatttctttcttcttctggtttCTCAAGCTATGTGGCGTCGATGAATCTGTGCCTGGAGACCTTACTGTCACTTTTATTTGTAATCAGTTGTGCCATATTGGAGTTACCCTGCATATTTTTTTTTGTTATTTCAGCTAGAAGCTGGTATTCATCAATCAGTGTCACTGGCTGTGAGTTCTTCAATCAACAAGATTTTGTACACAAATTCAGTAACTGATGACATACAAGCTCATACCATAACTTTCATAAAGTGATCAAGTGAAATTACTCTGGCTGATGCAATCCTGATGCTGATGATGCATACAGGATTGCACAACACAGACAGAAAATTTGTTTCGATGTTTTATGTAAATACTAGTGTTTTTCGTTAATTTTTCAGTCCTCTGCTGTGAAGGTTCGTGGTAACTAGCGAAATGCCCATGGTAGTACGATTCtaaaagtactccctctgtaaataaatataagacgttttgggTCATTGTTTTAGTGatctaaaacatcttatatttgtttacagaggaAGTAATTGCAATGTGGTTAAAATACCACCAAAAGAGCATATGTCCCTGCTGTCCCTGAACAGTGAAGGATGCTTCTAAATTCTTTCTTCTGGTTTCTCAAGCTGTGTAACTTAGATGAAGCTGTGTCTGGAGACTGGAAACCTTCCTGCTGTGACTATTTCTAACCAAATTCTGTCATATTGGAGTTTCCCTGCATTTTCTTTTGTTGTTGTTTCACCTCAAATGCTACTCCTGCTTAAATCTTCTTTCGGCATCACTTGTTGGCTCTTCAATCAAGATTTTGAGTTTTGTTTCGATACACTCCAAGATTTATAAAACAAAAAAATGGTAACCGATGACATACAAGTTCATACCGTAACTTTTGTAAAGTCGTCAAAGTGAAATCGCAATGGCTGagacatatactccctccgttcctaaatacttgtctttctaggcatttcaaatgactatcacatacggatgtatgtagacatattttagagtgtagattcactcattttactccgtatgtagtcacttgttgaaatgcctagaaagacaagtatttaggaacggagggagtacaagactGCACGgccaaaataaattttatttttataATGTTTGTTTATGTGGAAGTATATCTCTAGTTTATTTTTCATTCTGCTGGCAATAGATTAGTGGTAACTGGCAAATGCCCAAGGCAGATAATAAATACGATTCTGAAAAGAGTCGCACCGTGGTTAAACTAGTGCAATGCTCGTGTTCGTCTCTCAGAGCTGCCTAACGAGCTGTAATACACGAGGCAGAAAATGGCTGCGAGGTAAAATATAAGTGTACAGTGTTTACTTTCAACATCCTATCCAAGTTCCATCCTCTAACGAACAGCTAATGGATACATGTGCCGTCAAGCCACTTCAGAGAAGGGCTGAGCGTCGTCACAACAGTCACGAAGCTATCCTTGTCGGCGACCGCATTTCCCTTGATGTCAAGCTGCACCAGGTTCACGGATTTGAAGAAGAGTATGGCGTCCCAGAACTCCTCCACGTTGACGCTTTTCTTTCGGCACTCCACGAAGGCTTCACACCGTTCGACTTTGTGTGAAAACGGGGATGAACACATGTACCGTGTCGTGTCGATCGGGTGAGCTCCAATCTCATTGAAAGACAAATCCAACGCTTTCAAGGAAACTATCTTGGTCAGGGGTTCGAGTGACGTGAAACTGCTGATCTGGTTGTTGCTGATGTTCAGGCACACAAGCTGCTGCAAGGCCTCCAAACCTGAAAAGGTCAAGAATTTAGTTTCTTGTAGACATTGCACCGTGAAGATTATTCATCAGATACCAGCTTCTAACTCAAGCAATTTATCTTTGGCGGTAGCTATTAGCTTAATGCAACTGTAAATTGTGTTTGCTTTCCAGGTGCCATAGTAACACTAAACTGATAAGTATAAAAAATGCCTCTAAAGTACAGACCAGAGTTATAAGATTTTAATATCTGACCTTCAATGGATCTGAGCTTATTATGGCTTAGGTCCAGCATTTGAACCCACAACATGCGTTCAGTAAATCCAATGCGTGTTAAAGACAATCTGCAAAGTTGCACATGGTTTAATGTAGCTGAATTTGATCTAACTTGGACTGAACAGTACTTCATGAAAGTCTCCATGTCACATGTTAGCTGCAACAAAAGGAAAAGTTAGATAGCTACAAAATAAGATTCATTAAATGATATAATAACATGAACAGACCATCTTTTACTGCAAAATGCAAACTAATCAAACTCCACCATTTCCATTGGCACTATTATCTTTCTAACTTGATTGACCATAGTCCCAAAAGGTGTTACAAATATCACACGGTTAATTCAAATTTTGATAAGCTCAAAGTATCACCAGATCAAAGTGTGAATTAGTTTACCTGGATTACTAAATGCTTTCAAGAACTATGCAGATGATAAGAATATACATTGATTAATTGGGTTTAGCACAATAAGGTTGCTAAAGGTGCAATTTGCACTTATTTAACATTACAGCCTCATTATTATAAGTGCGAAAAAAGAAAGGCCTTAACTACATGTGGGATAAAAGAACTTGTAAACAACAATGAATCTAAAATTGTCAAAATGGTGAAATGAATGTTTTGAGGTACACGATTCCACAAATATTAGAAGCTTCCATTATTTTTCATAAGAACCAAGTAAGCTGAGCAATACTAAATTGTCTAGATCTTCTATTAAGCAAACTGTGTTCAAACATTTTCCATGTTACCTGATCCATTAGGACTAAGCTCCGCTCATCTTCATAATATCTTTTATGAGAAGGATCCAAATTAATCAAGTCACTGAAGAACCCTAGCGCCTCTTCGCAATATCCCTTCCTTTCAATCAAAGAACTTCCGCGGGACTTTATTGCAGCGCAAGCAAGCAATAGCCGTGCTAGTGTCAATTTGGCAAATTTACTGTGGAAGAGAGTATGATGTGAAAATGGAGGTCAAATGCATTAATCAGCTGATGAAAAAGGTAATGCAGAGCCTAACCTATTCTCATCAGGTAAATCTCTGAAAAGGTCGATTTCATCAGATAGTCTATCCAAATTCCATCTTGACTCCTCTTGAACCAAGGCACTGGTGATATTTAGCTGATCAAAAGCGACACAACTGGGTTTCCCATGAGACTGGAATGATTCTGAGCTACTCCAGGAGATTGGGTCATGAAACAAATCGATATCATGTGCTTCATCATTATTGTTGCCCAGTTCAACGGTAAATGTAAAATGTACAGGGCAATTGCAGTGAGAGCCACTTCTTGACATGATATCATCCGAGCAGGGTATGCTTACTTCAACAGAAAATTGCTGTGAAGTGCTACAATCTTTGTTTCTAATTTCAAGATATGTGGCCCAACAATTAGAATAACCGGAGTCGGTTATCACGAGGGGTCTCCACTGAAGATCCTTATCAAACACAAAATCAGAATTTAACTTCACATTTGATGGATTTAATCCTTTGACGGGATCATTGAAATAAAGCACAATGGGTATAATCCCTTCCTTCAGAGAGTAACAACAAATGGAGCTCGGGGAAGACACCATGTTCTGGTCCCCATTTTTCCTGGTCGGAAATAAACTGAGCTTTGCACCATTAGAAGGCCAAGATGAAATCAGCTGTGGGTTATCAGGGGTAGATGTCTGAGCTAAAAGCCAGAGGTGATAGAACCATCCACTTTGGTCACCAGGGTCTGTAAACAGTGCCTGAATTACAAGTTCAAACTCCTCTGAGAAGATCTTCTCCTTTGACTCAAAACCTTCACTTCGTTGGATTAGCAGATTGGACAGAAGTATACTGCAATACAACACGTGAGATATTATAGCACACAACTCAACATATCATAAAAAGTAATCATCAAAACTTGAGATAATACAATATACACATTACTCAAAAAGTGTGAAACTAGTTAAACAGAGTAAGCATCTTCAATTCAGCCTGAATCATAAGAAACTAAGTCCTCAGGTTATCCTTTGCTAGTTTACATCAAATTCACTGAAATTTCTATGGATCAAATATCAGTCCAGTTGCCAATGCAGTTGTGCATCTCTCACTACACGGAAAAAAAATGATTTAGGGTAGCTTAAATTGATGAATTCTCATTCAGGCACCAAATGGAATTCTGGGAAGAGCATCTAGATCAGAACAATTACATACCTACGATTATGCCATGCTGAGTAATTACTGAAATTCTCACTGATCTTATCCATTGTGTACTGAAGCTCTTTCTCTTCTGGCACCCCCATAAATTTTGCAAGGAACCTGTGAAGTGTGGAAATCAGTCCAAGCACCATCTTAGTATTAACTGCTAACAACAATAATTTTACCTGCGGTAATTCCATCCGTGGAAATTCCTCGCATCCACCTTTAATAGCTTATCCAAGAGGCCATATTCACGCTTGAAATCCACAGGGGCAAGCTTTTGATTTAACAACCACTTGCGATGATACCACGCTCCATAGGACTTTGGGTTCTGCCTCAGAGCAAGCTCCACCTTCAAAATTTCAAATCCCACAACTGAAGATCGCCAAGCAACCAACTACAACTAGAGCCCAAAACAAAGAGCTACCCACTAGTTGTGACTTTATTTCTT
This sequence is a window from Aegilops tauschii subsp. strangulata cultivar AL8/78 chromosome 7, Aet v6.0, whole genome shotgun sequence. Protein-coding genes within it:
- the LOC109781396 gene encoding uncharacterized protein — protein: MEGPSDGQLIPSTAGDPHLNSSAAPMDATSSGSQHVATLRKLLFRRMLVGVNDGRYFLGLFHCVDKQGNIILQDAVEYRSARRSSPSAPKEERCLGLILIPASCRSSCHVDCFIEEQMALLSLCK
- the LOC109781403 gene encoding geranylgeranyl transferase type-2 subunit alpha 1 produces the protein MGRAYVQKRITHCRRNSSLLEIQLPPTPSRHRRSNEMHGQPRRPKQPEDDAAAAAKAAKLRELQVQVLHNHHTCTYTEEALGLSFKLLEINPEAYTAWNYRKLALQHNLKELSDPEAIKSSVDAELRVVELALRQNPKSYGAWYHRKWLLNQKLAPVDFKREYGLLDKLLKVDARNFHGWNYRRFLAKFMGVPEEKELQYTMDKISENFSNYSAWHNRSILLSNLLIQRSEGFESKEKIFSEEFELVIQALFTDPGDQSGWFYHLWLLAQTSTPDNPQLISSWPSNGAKLSLFPTRKNGDQNMVSSPSSICCYSLKEGIIPIVLYFNDPVKGLNPSNVKLNSDFVFDKDLQWRPLVITDSGYSNCWATYLEIRNKDCSTSQQFSVEVSIPCSDDIMSRSGSHCNCPVHFTFTVELGNNNDEAHDIDLFHDPISWSSSESFQSHGKPSCVAFDQLNITSALVQEESRWNLDRLSDEIDLFRDLPDENSKFAKLTLARLLLACAAIKSRGSSLIERKGYCEEALGFFSDLINLDPSHKRYYEDERSLVLMDQLTCDMETFMKYCSVQVRSNSATLNHVQLCRLSLTRIGFTERMLWVQMLDLSHNKLRSIEGLEALQQLVCLNISNNQISSFTSLEPLTKIVSLKALDLSFNEIGAHPIDTTRYMCSSPFSHKVERCEAFVECRKKSVNVEEFWDAILFFKSVNLVQLDIKGNAVADKDSFVTVVTTLSPSLKWLDGTCIH